CGATGCCTTCGCCGATCAAATCCACCCGCCGGTTCAGCAGGGTCATCTCCAATTGCACCTGGGGATACTTCGCCAGGAAGGTTTCGATGATCGACGGCAAGAACTGATGCGCCAGCCCCACGGGGCTCGACACCCGCAGCCGCCCGCGGGGTTCGCTGGACATGCTCGCCACTGCCTCGTCGGCCATTTCCGCTTCGAGCAACATCGCCTGGCAATGACGCAGGTAGCGTTCGCCGACGGCGGTGAGCTTCAACTGGCGCGTCGTGCGTTGCAGCAGGCGGGCACCGAGGCGCTCCTCCAACTCGGCGATGCGCCGCGACAGCCGGGACTTCGGGATACCCAGCAAGCGCCCGGCAGCCGCGAAGCCATCGGCTTCGACCACCTTGGCAAAGTAATACAGATCGTTGAGGTCTTGCATGTCCGGGCTCGATTGTCCTGTCAGTGGAACGAACTATCGCATTATTGCTGACTTATCGACCATTGGTTTCATCGATAGGATTGTTCTCAATTGATCGCCCAGCCGCGATCCTCACTTGGAGAGCACTCACATGAAACTGTTGCACATCGATTCGAGCATCCTCGGCGACAATTCCGCTTCGCGCCAATTGAGCCGTGAGCTGGTTCAAGCGTGGATAGCCGCCGAGCCGGACATTTCCGTCACCTACCGTGACCTGGCCGCCGACGCCATCAGCCACTTCTCCTCCCAGACACTGGTTGCCGCTGGCACCAGCGCCGAGCTGCGTGACGCCGCCCTCAAGCACGAAGCCGAGCTCAGTGAGTCGACCATGGCCGAATTCCTCGCGGCGGACGCCGTAGTGATCGCAGCGCCGATGTACAACTTCAGCATCCCAACGCAACTCAAGGCCTGGATCGACCGCATCGCCGTCGCGGGCAAGACGTTCCGCTACACCGAAGCCGGTCCTGAAGGCCTGTGTGGTGGCAAGAAGCTGCTGATTGTTTCCACCTCCGGCGGCTTGCACGCCGGCCAGCCGAGTGGCATCGGCCATGAGGAATACCTCAAGCTGGTCTTCGGTTTCCTCGGCATCACCGACATCGAATTCGTCCGCGCCGAGGGCCTGGCCTACGGTGATGACATGCGCGCCAAAGCCATGCATGAGGCCCAGTTGCAGATTGGCCAGCAGTTCGCCGCTGCGTAAGGCTTGCGTAAAAGCCCCAAGCATTACGGGCAACCTTCGCAAAACCCTGTATTCTCGTCGTCATTGGATGGCCGGGATGCAGGGTTTTCCTGCATTTGGCGTCGGTTTCTGGCGCAGGTTATGCACGGCCAATGTGCGAGCAGCGGGGCCTTCCCGCGCGCTGGTGAAGGTGGAAGATTCAAATGAAACGTCTTGGTGCAGCGTTGCTGCTTTGTCTGGCTACCAGTCTCGGTTCGGTGCACGCCGCGCCGGCGCCGCATCCGCATTGGAGCGCCGGTTTTCATGAGCTGAGCTTCCTCGATCCGCTGGATCAACAGCCGATGCACGCCATCGCGTTTTACCCCTCGACTGCCCGGGAGCAATCCAGCTCGCTGGGGGGCTATCAGATCGACGCGGCGCCGGAGGCCCAGATCGCCATCGGGCGGTTTCCGCTGTTGATGCTGTCCCACGGCAACACGGGCACGCCGCTGGCCCTGCATGACCTGGCCACGTCACTGGCTCGCAAGGGGTTCGTCGTGGTGGCGGTGATTCATCCCGGTGACAACGCCCAGGATCACAGCCGGCTCGGTACCTTGAGCAACTTGTACGGTCGGCCGATCCAGATTTCCGAGGCGATCACCGCGACATTGAATGACCCGATGCTTTCTCCCTTCGTGAATGCCGGCCAAGTCGGCGTCATCGGCTATTCGGCGGGTGGCGAAACCGCCTTGATCCTGTCCGGCGCCACGCCAGACCTCAATCGCCTGCGCCGCTACTGCCAGGAACGACCGGACGACCGCGACGCGTGCAATACCCAAGGTGAACTGGTTGCCGATCGGGATGACCTGTCCCCGGTGGCGGATCCCCGGGTTCGTGCATTGCTGCTGATGGCGCCGCTGAGCTTGAAGTTCGGGCGTCACACCCTGGCGGATGTGCATGTGCCTGTGCTGTTGTATAGCGGTGACGGCGACAAGCTGGTGGCGTTTGACAAGAATGCCGCCGCGCTGGCTCGCAAGCTCCCCACGGCGCCGGATTTCAAGACCTTGGCCGGGGCAGGGCACTTCGTATTCCTGGCGCCCTGCACCGACGAGCAGATCGCGGCCATGCCGGCGCTGTGCACCGATGCCGATGGCGTCGACCGCAAGGACATCCATCGCACCATGATCACCGAAGCCACTCGCTTTTTCAGCGACGCCCTCGGCAAGCCGACGCGTGCCGGCTTGAGGACGGCAGATCAATAATCGGCTTTTTCGGCCCGACGCCTCAGCAACAAGGCCAGTCCCAGGCCGACGACCGAAAGCAGTGCCGCAAAAAAGAAAATCGCGGGGTACCCCAGGTTCGACGCCACCGCGCCCATCAGTGGTCCGGCAATCGCCAATGCCAAGTCGAAAAACACCGCGTAGGCGCTCAATCCGGCGCCCCGGCTGCTGTTGGGCACCTGCTTGATGGCCTCCACCCCCAGCGCCGGATAGACCAGCGACAGCCCGAAACCCGCCAGTCCCGCGCCGATCAAGGCGAACGCGGTGGACGGCGCCAGCCACAGCAACACCAAGCCCAGGGTTTCGATACTCATGCAGACAATCGCCGAGCTGAAACCACCGAAGCGGGCGATGCTGGAAATGAACAACAGCCGCGACAGGATGAAGCAAATGCCGAAGACCGTCAGGCACCACGCCGCGCCGGTCCAGCCGCGGCTGACATAGAACAGCGTAATGAAGGTGGTGAGCGTGCCGTAGCCGATCGAGGCCAGGCACAGGCTCGTGCCGAACGGTGAGATGCGCCCGAACACCGCCCAGAACGGCAGGCGCTCGCCGCGCACGACCGGCACCGAGGGTTTGTTGCGAATCAGCAGCAGCGCCATGCCGGCCAACAATGACAAGGCGATGCCCAGGCTGGCGAAGCCGAGGCTGCCGACCATCACCACCCCCAGCGGCGCACCGATGGCGATGGCCCCGTAGGAAGCGATGCCGTTCCAGGAAATCGACCGGGCCGTGTGCTCCACGCCGACCTGGCCCATGCACCAACTGATCGTCCCGACGCCGATCAGGCCCTGGGCTACCCCGAGCAACAGACGACCGGCGATCAGGATCAACAGGCTTGGCAGTGCGAAATCCTGCAGCAGTGTCGAGATCAATGTCAGCACGCCGCTGAGCAGAATCCCCAGCAAGCCATAGACGATGGCCCGCTTGGTGCCGACGCTGTCCGACAACCGCCCGGCCATGGGCCGGCTGAGCAGGGTGGCGAGGTACTGGGAACCGATGGTCAGCCCGGCGATGACCGCACTGAAGCCCAATTGCTCGTGGACATACCCGGGCAACACCGCAATCGGCAGGCCGATGCAGAGGAAGGCAATGAAGGTGTAGAAAACGATGGAGACGATCTGCAAGGTGATCGACAAGGAACTGGGAGCGGGCTGGGCTGTTGGCATGGGACTCGTTCGCGGGCAGCGGCAGGAGTGTTTCATCATGGCGTGTGACGGGAAGAAAAGGAAGCTGGCTAACGGTTTGCTTGTGTCATGGCCCTCGCCACAGGGGTATCCATGGATTCTGTGCTGTAGGAATGAAAAAGCCCCGTCACATGGACGGGGCTTTCACTTGCAGCTCGAAGCTTACAACTCGCGGCTGCTCTTAGAACATCACACCCTGGCTGCGCAGGTAGTCGTCATAGGTGCCGCTGAAGTCGACCACGCCGTCGGCGCTCAGCTCGATGATGCGGGTTGCCAGGGACGACACGAACTCGCGGTCGTGGCTGACGAAGATCAGCGTGCCCGGGTAGTTCTCCAGCGCCAGGTTCAGCGCTTCGATGGATTCCATGTCCAAGTGGTTGGTCGGTTCGTCCATCACCAGCACGTTCGGCTTTTGCAGGATCAGCTTGCCGAACAGCATGCGGCCCTGTTCACCACCGGAGATGACCTTGACCGACTTGAGGATCTCGTCGTTGGAAAACAGCATGCGGCCCAGGGTGCCGCGGATGATCTGTTCGCCCTGGGTCCACTGGCCCATCCAGTCGAACAGGCTGACATCGTCTTCGAAGTCGTGGGCGTGGTCCTGGGCGTAGTAGCCCAGCTCCGCGCTTTCGGTCCACTTGACCGAGCCAGCATCTGGCGTCAGCTCGCCCATCAAGGTGCGCAGCAGGGTGGTCTTGCCGATGCCGTTCGGGCCGATGATTGCCACGCGCTCGCCGGCTTCGACGGTGAAGCTGAAGTTCTTGAACAGGGTCTTGCCGTCGAAGCCCTTGGACATGCGCTCGATGGTCACGGCCTGGCGGTGCAGCTTCTTGGTCTGTTCGAAGCGGATGAACGGGCTGACGCGGCTCGATGGCTTGACCTCGGCCAGCTGGATCTTGTCGATCTGCTTGGCGCGGGAGGTGGCCTGCTTGGCTTTCGAGGCGTTGGCCGAGAAGCGGCTGACGAACGTCTGCAGTTCGGCGATCTGGGCTTTCTTCTTGGCGTTGTCCGACAGCAGTTGCTCGCGGGACTGGGTGGCCGCGATCATGTACTCGTCGTAGTTGCCCGGGAACAGGCGCAGCTCACCGTAGTCCAGGTCGGCCATGTGGGTGCAGACGCTGTTCAGGAAGTGCCGGTCGTGGGAAATGATGATCATGGTGCTGTTACGCGCCGTGAGGATGTTTTCCAGCCAACGGATGGTGTTGATGTCCAGGTGGTTGGTCGGTTCGTCGAGCAACAGCACTTCCGGATTGGAGAACAAGGCCTGGGCGAGCAACACACGTAGCTTCCAGCCTGGCGCGACTTCGGTCATCGGACCGAAATGCTGTTCCAGGGGAATGCCCAGGCCCAGCAGCAGCTCACCGGCGCGGGATTCGGCGGTATAGCCGTCCATTTCGGCGAACTCGGTTTCCAGCTCGGCCACGGCCATGCCGTCTTCTTCGGTCATTTCCGGCAGCGAATAGATGCGGTCGCGCTCGGCCTTGACCTTCCACAGCTCTTCATGGCCCATGATCACGGTGTCGATCACGGTGAATTGCTCGTAGGCGAACTGGTCCTGGCGCAATTTACCCAGCCGTACGTTCGGCTCCAGCATCACCTGGCCGCCGGACGGTTCGAGGTCACCGCCGAGGATTTTCATGAAGGTCGACTTGCCGCAACCGTTGGCGCCGATCAGGCCGTAGCGGTTACCCGCGCCAAACTTGACAGAGACGTTTTCGAACAGTGGCTTGGCGCCAAACTGCATCGTGATGTTAGCTGTAGAGATCAAAGGTTTATCCTGCGGAACATTCAGAGTAGCTAAGGGTGCGGCAGTACCTGTTCAGTACCTGTTTGCGCCGATCCGCACCGCGCTAGAGGCTTCGCGGTCGCAAGCGCAAGGGTCCATCCGGCATAAGAGGACAGCAGCATACGGAGCGCCTGGCCCGAGTGCATATGCGCCGAAGCCGGGATTCCCGGCATCGGACAAAGGGGGCGCGTGATATTTGGCGGCGATTGTACTGATCTGGGCGCGTTAACGATAGGGTGTTGCCCTGGCTAGACAGTTTTTCACAACTGAGGGATAACTTCAGGTTACAAACTGTGGCTAAAATGCCATCTCACTCGACGCCTCTCCCTTGCCGCTTGGCTGGCCTGGAGAAGTAGCCTCTTCACTTCTGGACCCAACCGATTCCGTGAAGCTCATCATCGTTGCGATCTATCTCCTCTCCATTGGCTATGTGCATCTGCGCGGACGCGTGCGGCACAAGCTCGGCCGTCAACTGAGCGACCACTCGTCCTTCCTCGCGCCGATCAATTGCCTGCTGTACTTGTGTTCCAAATGGCCGAACAAGCCGTTTTTGAATCCCGAGCAATTCCCGGACTTGAGCCCGCTGCAGGCGCATTGGGAAGAAATCCGCGCCGAAGGCCAGAGCCTACTGCAGGCGGGGGCGATCAAGCGTTCCGACCAATATGACGATGTGGGTTTCAACTCGTTCTTCAAGACCGGCTGGAAGCGCTTCTACCTCAAGTGGTACGGCGACAGCCATCCGTCGGCCATGAAGCTGTGCCCGCGCACGACCGAACTGGTACAAGGCATCGGATCGATCAAGGCGGCGATGTTCGCCGAATTGCCGTCCGGCTCGAAACTGGTGCGCCATCGCGATCCGTATGCCGGGTCCTATCGCTACCACCTCGGCCTGCAGACGCCCAACGATGCCGGGTGCTACATCAATGTCGACGGCGAGACCTATCACTGGCGTGATGGCGAAGCGGTGGTGTTCGACGAGACGTTCATTCACTACGCCGAAAACACCACGCCGCAGAACCGCATCATCTTGTTCTGCGACGTGGAGCGGCCGATGAAATACCGTTGGGCCACGGCGTTCAACCGCTGGTTTAGCCGCACCGTCATGGCCGCCGCCGGCGCGCCGAATGATGCCGGCGACAAGACTGGCGGCCTGAACCGGGCATTTTCCCGGCTGTACAAGATTCGCCTGCAAGGCAAGGCGCTGAAGAAACGCAATCGCAAGCTGTATTACTTGCAGAAATGGGCGTTCTTTGGCGCGCTGCTGGCGATTTTCGTCTGGATCTGACGGATTCAGGGTTTTTCAGCCTCCAGCTGGTCCCACATCCTGGCGGTGATCCGCTGGCGATGGCTATAGCCTTCCCACGGATCGGCGCCCAGGCCCTTGGCCCGTTCCAGTGCAGTCTGGATATCCCATTGCTGGGCATTGCGCAGGTCTGCGAGCTCATCCCGGGCGATCGGCACCGACACCGGTAGCCCGGGCCTTGCGCGCACCGAATACGCGGCCACTGTACTGGCGCCGCGGGCGTTGCGCAGGTAGTCGACGAACACCTTGCCCACGCGGTTTTTCGGCCCCATGGTCGCGGTGATTCGTCGTGGCATCTGCCGGGTCAGGAATTGCGATATGGCCTTGGCGAAGGCCTTGGTGGTGTCCCATCCCTCGCTGCGGGCCAGCGGCACGATGATGTGCATGCCTTTGCCACCGCTGGTCTTGAGAAATCCTTGCAAACCCAGCTCGTCGAGGACCGACAAGGTCATGCGCGTCGCCTCCAGCATGGCGCTCCAGGGCAGTGACGGATCCGGGTCCAGGTCCAGGACAAACAGATCGGGCGCTTCGATCCGGTCATGGGTCGCCGTCCAGGTGTGCAACTCCACCGCGCCCATCTGCGCCGCGCCGACCAGGGCGTGGATACTGTCGATTTCCATCAGCGGCGCATGGCCAGGGTCCAGTCGTGGATCCAGCTGTTTGATATGGGGGATTTCCAGGCGATCGGCATGCTTCTGGAAAAACAGCTCCTCGCCGATTCCCTCCGGTGCTCGCACCAGCGCAACCGGCCGCAACTTGAGGTGCGGCAGGATCCACGGAGCGATCTCCAGGTAATATTGCGCCAGCTCGGCTTTCTGCACGCCACTGACGCTATCGACCACGCGGTCGGGGTGGGTGATGACCACACCGTCGACTTTGGCCGTATCGCCCTTGGTACGTCGCTTGGGTTTGGGCGCCGCAGCTTTTATCGGCATGGGTTGCTCGCGGACCACGCGATTGGCCTGGCTGTCACCCGGCAGATCGAGGAACACCGCCTGGCGTATCAGGCCGTCGCCGGCCCACTCGGCGAATTCAACCTCGCACACCTGCGTCGGCTCGACCCAGTGCACACCGCGCCCCTGTGCGCCCTTGAGCGGCTGGTCCAGTGGTGAGGTCTGGCGTTCCTGGGCACACAGTTGTTCATGCAGTTGCTTGAGCTGGGCCTGGCTGAAACCCGTGCCAACCCGGCCGGCATACGCCAGCCCCGACGGCCCGTTGACCGCCAGCAACAGCGCACCGAAACCGTTGCGCTTGCCTTGCGGGCGTGTGAACCCGACGATGACGAAGCCTTGGCGCAGTCGACACTTGAGCTTGACCCAATCGGAGTTGCGTCCCGAGACATACGGGCTGCCCAGGCGTTTGCCGACCACGCTGTCGAGCGAGAGGGCTGAAGCGCTTTCGAAGATGTCATGTTGGCTGGCGGAAAACGCTTCGGAAAACCGCAGGCGTTTGCTGGCGTTGTTCTTCAACGCATTTTTCAGCGCGGCGCGGCGTTCTTCCAAAGGTTTTTCACGCAGATCGACACCGTTGAGAAATGGCGCGTCGAAGAGGAAGTACACCATGTCGACGCTACGACCGATCTCGAAGGCCTGGCGCAGGGCGGGGAAGTCGGAATGACCGGTGTCGTCGAGCAGGACCAGTTCGCCATCGAGCCAGCTGTCGCCCAGGTCCAGCTGCGTCAGGGCCTCGGCATGCAGCTTGAGGCGGTCGGTCCAGTCCGTGTGGTGGCGGTTGAACAGCCGGACCTCACCTTTTTCGATGCGCGCCAGAAGCCGATAACCGTGAAATTGCACTTCATAGCGCCATTCCCCGGCGGGTGGTTGTTCCACCGGCGTGGCCAGCTGCGGTGACAGGCGCTCCGGGAGCTGGCTCGTGGCTGCCTGCTTACCCCGTCGGGCGCGGCTGCGAGTCGTTGTGGCGTCCGCTTCCACGGCGGACAGACGGGCAGATTCACTCTCGGCCTTGGCCATGACAGATTCCCTTGTGTGACAGGCGCCCGGGGTTCAGCCCCGGGAGGCCTTGGTGGCTTTTTTAGCTGGAGCGGATTTGCGTGTTTTCGTCGATTTTGCCGCGGGTTTTTCGGCCGACTTGTCGGGCGCCTTGCCTTTGCCTCCCAGGCTGCGCTTGAGCAGCTCGGTAAGGTCGATGACGTCCGCGGTCTTGCGTTGTTCTTCGCCGGGGTCGGTTTCCACCGCTTCGAGCCGGCCTTCGGTGGCCTTTTTCTCCACCAGTTCCATGATCTTTTCCTGAAAACTGTCGCGATATTCCTGCGGCTCCCAGTCGCCACTCATGTCTTCCACCAGGCGCTTGGCCATGTCCAGCTCGCCCTTGGCCAGCGTCGGGCTGGTGACTTCGTCGCCCAGTTCCAGGATGTCGAGCTCGCGCACCTCGGCGGGCCAGCGCAGCATCACCAACACCAGGGCCGATTCCAGGGGCATGAGCGCCGCCAGGTGCTGGCGGGTATGCAACACTACATTTGCCAGGGCGACCTTGTTGGTCTTGAGCAGCGTCTCGCGCAGCAACGCATAGACCTTACCGCCACGCTTGTCAGGCGCCAGGAAGTAAGGTTTGTCGATGTTCTGCAGGGGAATTTTTTCGCTGTCGACGAAAGAGAAAATGTCGATGGTCTGGGTGGACTTGGGGTGGGCGGCGCGAATTTCCTCCTCGCTGATCAACACATACTGGCCTTTCTGGTATTCGACGCCCTTGACGATATCGTCCTTGGTCACTTCCTTGCCTGTGGTCTTGTTGACGCGCTTATAGCCCACTGGGTCCATGGTGCGTTTGTCCAACCAGTCGAAATCCACACCTTGGGAGGCCGTGGCCGACACCAGCGCCACGGGGATGTGGACCAGTCCGAAACTGATTGCGCCTTTCCAGATTGCCCGTGCCATGGTGCAGATTTCCTTACCGGTGAATGGTCTCTCTGGTGACACTGGGAGATTTGGAAAAGTTTCCATCCGGCGCCGGTTGGCTGCGGTTGGTGCCTGGGTTTGTCCAAAATCCGAGACGCTTGGTTACATCTTCGTCCGGACATTTCGCCTGACAACAGCGAACCTGGGGCGTAGCGTGCTTTCGATATATCGGTGCCGTATCCGTGAATCCGGGAGGTGTCCCATGAACAGGCTGATGTTCGCCATCGCAGGGTTATTGATGAGTACCGCCGTCCAGGCAACTACGCCTGGTCACGGTCCCGTGCTCCTGGCGCAGAACTTGCCGGGCAACAACAATCCCTACAACAGCCCGATTCGCCGGGCCAATCCCAACAGCATGCAGGGCACCCAGCCCAACGTGCCGACGCTACGTGACAACCCGACCGTGCCCGTTCCTCGGCCACCCACCTTGGAAAATGGCGGCATCGGCAATGGCTATCCGCGCTCCGGCCCGCCACCGGGCTCGCCGCGCCCCACCCTCGAATCACCGACGCCGCCCAGGAACCCGAACAATGGCAATCGCTGAGGCGTCGTCTGATCTACCCATCACCACAGAAGGAAGTGTGCATGTTGCGTAAAACCCTGATGACCACCCTTTGTGCAAGCGCTGTACTGGCCTTCGCCACAGCGGCTTCGGCCGCGCAGGTCCAGACATTCAAGAGTGAGGAAGGCACCGTCGAGGTCACCACCGTTGTCAGGGGGCTGGAGCATCCCTGGTCGGTTGCGTTCCTGCCGGAGCAACAGGGCATGCTGGTAACGGAGCGCCCCGGCAACCTGCGTTGGGTTAGCGCCGAAGGGAAGTTGTCCGCGCCGTTGAGCGGCGTTCCCGAGGTCTGGGCCAAGGGGCAGGGCGGCTTGCTGGACGTGGTGCTGTCGCCGGACTTCAAGCAGGACCGCACGGTGTATTTGTCCTATGCCGAGGCCGGTGAGGACGGCAAGGCCGGCACTGCCGTTGGCCGGGGGCAGTTATCCAAGGACCTGAAGCGCCTGGACAACTTCGACGTGATCTTCCGCCAGCAACCCAAGCTTTCGACGGGCAACCACTTCGGTTCCCGCCTGGTATTCGACCGCGACGGCTACCTCTTCATCACCCTGGGGGAAAACAACGACCGGCCGACCGCCCAGGACCTGGACAAGCTGCAGGGCAAGATCGCGCGGATCTACCCCGACGGCAAGGTGCCGGACGACAACCCCTTCGTCGGCCAGAAAAATGTCCGCCCGGAGATCTGGTCGTACGGCTTGCGCAACCCTCAGGGCGCTGCGCTCAACCCGTGGAACGGAACGCTCTGGGAAAACGAGCATGGGCCCAAGGGCGGCGACGAGCTGAACATCATCGAACGCGGCAAGAACTATGGCTGGCCGCTGGCGACCCACGGCGACAACTATTCCGGCGCGCCGATTCCCGAGGCCCAGGGCAAGACCGTCGAAGGCACCGTCGGGCCGCACCATGTCTGGCAGGTGTCGCCGGGGCTCAGCGGCATGGCGTTCTACGACAGTGATCGATTCAAGCCTTGGCAACGCAATGCGTTCATCGGTGCGTTGGTGTCGCAGGACCTGATTCGGCTGGAGTTCGATGGCGACAAGGTCGTCCACCAAGAGCGCCTGCTGGGCGGGCTCAAGGAACGTATCCGCGATGTCCGCCAGGGACCGGATGGTTTCCTCTATGTGTTGACCGACGAGGACGATGGCGCGCTGTACAAGGTCGGCTTGAAATGATCGCGATGCGATGAAGCCTCCTTTGTGGCGAGGGGATTCATCCCCGCTGGGCTGCGTAGCAGCCCTAAGCACTGAATTCAAACTCAACTCGCACTCCGAGTTGCCTGGTTTGGGTCTGCTGCGCAGCCCAACGGGGATGAATCCCCTCGCCACAGATTGCAGCGACTTAATTTCCGTTGACTTACCGTTCCCTCGCGGCTAGTTTCCAGCCATGACTTCCACCGTACTGCGCAGCCAGCCAAGCATTATTACCGCCATTCCTTATTTGGCGGGCTAGCTCACGAGTGCACCCAACCCGCCCTAGAGGCGGGTTTTTTCTTTCTGTCTCCTGGGCCTGATCCGAACCAGGAGACCACTATGACCCCCACCAGCGCCGAGCAAACCCTGCTGGAGCACTACGTCAAGAAGATACTCGCCGCTCCGGTCTACGAACTGGCGATACCCACGCCATTGCAGGCAGCCCCGGCGTTGTCCCAATCCTTGGGCAACCGGATCCTGCTCAAGCGGGAAGACCTGCAGCCAACGTTCTCCTTCAAGATCCGCGGGGCCTACAACAAGCTGGTGCAACTGACGCCGGAACAGCGTGCCCGAGGCGTTATCACCGCGTCGGCGGGCAATCATGCCCAGGGCGTGGCGTTGGCCGCACGGGAATTGGGCATCTCGGCCAGCATCGTCATGCCCCGGACCACACCGCAACTGAAGGTATCGGGCGTGCGCAGTCGAGGCGCCGAAGCGTTGCTGCACGGAGAGAGCTTCCCGTTCGCCCTGGCGTTTGCGTTGGACCTGGCTCGACAGACTGGGCGTGAGTTCATCTCGCCGTTTGACGATCCGGATGTCATCGCCGGCCAGGGAACCGTCGCGATGGAGATCCTGCGCCAGCATCCAGGCCAGTTGGACGCTGTTTTCGTGCCGGTGGGCGGCGGCGGGCTGATCGCGGGAGTGGCGGCGTATATCAAATATCTGCGTCCGGAAATCCGCATCATCGGCGTCGAGTCCGAACATTCCGCCTGCCTGCAGGCGGCGCTGGCAGCCGGTAAGCGGGTGACGCTGCCGAGCGTGGGCACCTTCGCCGATGGCGTGGCGGTGGCGCAGATCGGCGAATATGGCTTCGATATCTGTCGTTTCTGTGTCGATGAGGTCATGACGGTCAGCGATGACGAGCTCTGCGCGGCGATCAGGGACATCTATGACGACACCCGCTCGATCACCGAGCCATCAGGCGCGTTGGCGGTGGCGGGGATCAAGCAATACGTGGCGCAAAGCGCAGCGTCAGGCCAGACGCTAGTGGGTATCAACTCGGGCGCCAACATCAATTTCGACACGCTGCGCCACGTGGTGGAGCGTGCTGGCGTGGCGGTTTCTTGAGAATGTGCGGGGCATCATGATTTTTTTGAAGCAGGCGACGAACGCACAGGTGTGCAATCGAAATAGTGGCTAGTCTGAGCAATCAGGCAGGCCGGGCCAGTTGCACTTTGCATGGATAAAACGCCGCTTGCGTGCAAATCGCATGACCGTCTCGCTTGATGTTTTTGCTAAGTAATTGATTTGCAACAGTGTCGATGTATCGAGGTAAGGGCATATTTTTTGCGAGTTGATTCGAGAGTTCGAATAACGAGCTTTAACAACACAACAACGCCAAGATGAACGAACGGCACGGCATTCGTAGTCCTGTCCGCAGGGAAGAATCGGACGAAAATTCCGCCGTCGTGAACATAAGTTGGCTGCCTCAACAGGAGAGAGTTGCCATGTTTTTATCTGCCCTCGAAATGCGAAACATCATTGAAAGCAGCTTGCTGCCCAAGCGCTCGCAATGCACGTTGTCCCCGGATCTTTCCATGACGATCAAGATTTACGACGATCACGAAACCGACCGCGTAGCGCTGATCAAAAGTGATATCGATGCCACCAAGCTGACAGGCTGCCGGGCCATCAACGATCTGATTGCCGAGCTGCGTACAGAGCTGGACCATGGCAATAGCGGCGGCAACTACTTCCAGCAACAGCACCGGATGAGCGGCCGTTAATTACGTTCCTTCCTGAACCTGACGCCGGGATCGATGAG
This genomic interval from Pseudomonas alvandae contains the following:
- a CDS encoding Ku protein, with product MARAIWKGAISFGLVHIPVALVSATASQGVDFDWLDKRTMDPVGYKRVNKTTGKEVTKDDIVKGVEYQKGQYVLISEEEIRAAHPKSTQTIDIFSFVDSEKIPLQNIDKPYFLAPDKRGGKVYALLRETLLKTNKVALANVVLHTRQHLAALMPLESALVLVMLRWPAEVRELDILELGDEVTSPTLAKGELDMAKRLVEDMSGDWEPQEYRDSFQEKIMELVEKKATEGRLEAVETDPGEEQRKTADVIDLTELLKRSLGGKGKAPDKSAEKPAAKSTKTRKSAPAKKATKASRG
- a CDS encoding PQQ-dependent sugar dehydrogenase, whose amino-acid sequence is MLRKTLMTTLCASAVLAFATAASAAQVQTFKSEEGTVEVTTVVRGLEHPWSVAFLPEQQGMLVTERPGNLRWVSAEGKLSAPLSGVPEVWAKGQGGLLDVVLSPDFKQDRTVYLSYAEAGEDGKAGTAVGRGQLSKDLKRLDNFDVIFRQQPKLSTGNHFGSRLVFDRDGYLFITLGENNDRPTAQDLDKLQGKIARIYPDGKVPDDNPFVGQKNVRPEIWSYGLRNPQGAALNPWNGTLWENEHGPKGGDELNIIERGKNYGWPLATHGDNYSGAPIPEAQGKTVEGTVGPHHVWQVSPGLSGMAFYDSDRFKPWQRNAFIGALVSQDLIRLEFDGDKVVHQERLLGGLKERIRDVRQGPDGFLYVLTDEDDGALYKVGLK
- the ilvA gene encoding threonine ammonia-lyase, biosynthetic, translating into MTPTSAEQTLLEHYVKKILAAPVYELAIPTPLQAAPALSQSLGNRILLKREDLQPTFSFKIRGAYNKLVQLTPEQRARGVITASAGNHAQGVALAARELGISASIVMPRTTPQLKVSGVRSRGAEALLHGESFPFALAFALDLARQTGREFISPFDDPDVIAGQGTVAMEILRQHPGQLDAVFVPVGGGGLIAGVAAYIKYLRPEIRIIGVESEHSACLQAALAAGKRVTLPSVGTFADGVAVAQIGEYGFDICRFCVDEVMTVSDDELCAAIRDIYDDTRSITEPSGALAVAGIKQYVAQSAASGQTLVGINSGANINFDTLRHVVERAGVAVS
- a CDS encoding DUF1652 domain-containing protein; the protein is MFLSALEMRNIIESSLLPKRSQCTLSPDLSMTIKIYDDHETDRVALIKSDIDATKLTGCRAINDLIAELRTELDHGNSGGNYFQQQHRMSGR